From the Sebastes fasciatus isolate fSebFas1 chromosome 3, fSebFas1.pri, whole genome shotgun sequence genome, one window contains:
- the LOC141764521 gene encoding uncharacterized protein LOC141764521 has protein sequence MKPQSWLRRNWMWAAGGAFVTIHLATWLMQRAMRSAVRSEATLKQSTAEERLD, from the coding sequence ATGAAGCCTCAGAGCTGGCTCAGGAGGAACTGGATGTGGGCGGCCGGCGGGGCGTTCGTCACCATCCACCTGGCCACCTGGCTGATGCAGAGAGCCATGAGGAGCGCTGTGCGCTCTGAGGCTACACTCAAACAGAGTACTGCTGAAGAAAGACTGGACTGA